In Ammospiza caudacuta isolate bAmmCau1 chromosome 2, bAmmCau1.pri, whole genome shotgun sequence, a genomic segment contains:
- the ASB11 gene encoding ankyrin repeat and SOCS box protein 11 isoform X1 — MEGTSILHSFTNIYFAIFALFCFKLLIKISLALLTHFYIVKGNRKEAARIAEEIYGVVPGSWADRSPLHDAAFQGRLLSLKTLIAQGFNVNLLTTDRVSALHEACLGGHVACAKVLLENGAQVNAATIDGVTPLFNACCGGSAACVSMLLEFGAKAQLGSHLPSPIHEAAKRGHRECMETLLAHGVDIDQEDPQHGSPLYMACTYQRTECVKKLLELGANVNVGKRLDTPLHAAARKSSVEIVVLLIDYGADPKCRNADLKCALDLATPHSKVEQALLLREGPARLAQLCRLCIRRHLGRSCLCSVPKLHLPEPLQNFLLHR, encoded by the exons ATGGAGGGCACTTCTATACTCCATTCTTTCACTAACatttattttgccatttttgctttgttttgcttcaaGCTTTTAATTAAGATTTCCTTGGCTTTGCTGACCCATTTCTATATTGTTAAAGGCAACAGAAAAGAAGCTGCCAGGATAGCAGAAGAGATCTATGGAGTAGTCCCAG GCAGCTGGGCAGACCGGTCCCCTCTCCACGATGCTGCCTTCCAGGGACGCCTCCTCTCTCTGAAAACCTTGATTGCACAG ggtTTCAACGTGAACCTGCTCACCACAGACCGAGTGTCAGCTCTCCATGAGGCCTGCCTGGGTGGGCACGTGGCCTGTGCCAAGGTGCTGCTGGAAAATGGTGCCCAG GTGAATGCAGCCACCATCGACGGGGTGACTCCGCTGTTCAACGCCTGCTGCGGCGGCAGCGCAGCCTGTGTCAGCATGCTGCTGGAATTCGGGGccaaggcacagctggggagcCACCTGCCCTCACCCATCCACGAAGCAGCCAAGAGAG GTCACAGGGAGTGCATGGAGACCCTCCTGGCCCATGGGGTTGACATTGACCAAGAAGACCCACAGCATGGGAGCCCTCTCTACATGGCCTGCACCTACCAGAGAACAGAATGTGTCAAGAAGCTGCTGGAGCTAG GAGCCAACGTGAACGTGGGGAAGCGCCTGGACACACCCCTGCACGCGGCAGCGAGGAAATCCAGCGTGGAGATCGTTGTCTTGTTGATAGACTATGGTGCTGAcccaaaatgcagaaatgctgaCCTCAAATGTGCCCTGGATCTTGCCACACCCCACAGCAAAGTGGAGCAGGCGCTTCTGCTTCGGGAAG GTCCTGCCCGCctggcccagctgtgcaggctgtgcatCAGAAGGCACCTGGGCCGGTCGTGCCTCTGCTCAGTCCCCAAGCTGCACCTGCCTGAGCCACTGCAGAACTTCCTCCTGCATCGATAG
- the ASB11 gene encoding ankyrin repeat and SOCS box protein 11 isoform X2: protein MEGTSILHSFTNIYFAIFALFCFKLLIKISLALLTHFYIVKGNRKEAARIAEEIYGVVPGSWADRSPLHDAAFQGRLLSLKTLIAQACLGGHVACAKVLLENGAQVNAATIDGVTPLFNACCGGSAACVSMLLEFGAKAQLGSHLPSPIHEAAKRGHRECMETLLAHGVDIDQEDPQHGSPLYMACTYQRTECVKKLLELGANVNVGKRLDTPLHAAARKSSVEIVVLLIDYGADPKCRNADLKCALDLATPHSKVEQALLLREGPARLAQLCRLCIRRHLGRSCLCSVPKLHLPEPLQNFLLHR, encoded by the exons ATGGAGGGCACTTCTATACTCCATTCTTTCACTAACatttattttgccatttttgctttgttttgcttcaaGCTTTTAATTAAGATTTCCTTGGCTTTGCTGACCCATTTCTATATTGTTAAAGGCAACAGAAAAGAAGCTGCCAGGATAGCAGAAGAGATCTATGGAGTAGTCCCAG GCAGCTGGGCAGACCGGTCCCCTCTCCACGATGCTGCCTTCCAGGGACGCCTCCTCTCTCTGAAAACCTTGATTGCACAG GCCTGCCTGGGTGGGCACGTGGCCTGTGCCAAGGTGCTGCTGGAAAATGGTGCCCAG GTGAATGCAGCCACCATCGACGGGGTGACTCCGCTGTTCAACGCCTGCTGCGGCGGCAGCGCAGCCTGTGTCAGCATGCTGCTGGAATTCGGGGccaaggcacagctggggagcCACCTGCCCTCACCCATCCACGAAGCAGCCAAGAGAG GTCACAGGGAGTGCATGGAGACCCTCCTGGCCCATGGGGTTGACATTGACCAAGAAGACCCACAGCATGGGAGCCCTCTCTACATGGCCTGCACCTACCAGAGAACAGAATGTGTCAAGAAGCTGCTGGAGCTAG GAGCCAACGTGAACGTGGGGAAGCGCCTGGACACACCCCTGCACGCGGCAGCGAGGAAATCCAGCGTGGAGATCGTTGTCTTGTTGATAGACTATGGTGCTGAcccaaaatgcagaaatgctgaCCTCAAATGTGCCCTGGATCTTGCCACACCCCACAGCAAAGTGGAGCAGGCGCTTCTGCTTCGGGAAG GTCCTGCCCGCctggcccagctgtgcaggctgtgcatCAGAAGGCACCTGGGCCGGTCGTGCCTCTGCTCAGTCCCCAAGCTGCACCTGCCTGAGCCACTGCAGAACTTCCTCCTGCATCGATAG
- the PIGA gene encoding phosphatidylinositol N-acetylglucosaminyltransferase subunit A: protein MDGGGPAAHSVCMVSDFFYPNMGGVESHVYQLSQCLIERGHKVLVVTHAYGHRKGVRYLTSGLKVYYLPLKVMYNQSTATTLFHSLPLLRYIFVRERVTIVHAHSSFSAMAHDALFHAKTMGLRTVFTDHSLFGFADVSSVLTNKLLTVSLCDTNHIICVSYTSKENTVLRAALDPRIVSVIPNAVDPTDFTPDPSRRDDSTITIVVVSRLVYRKGIDLLSGIIPELCQKYPELHFLVGGEGPKRIVLEEVRERYQLHDRVRLLGGLEHQDVRNVLVQGHIFLNTSLTEAFCMAIVEAASCGLQVVSTRVGGIPEVLPENLIILCEPSVKSLCDGLEKAIAQLRSGTLPSPETVHNKVKTFYTWRNVAERTEKVYDRVADEVVLPMKERLDRLMTHCGPVTGCIFAFFAVLNFLLLAFLRWMTPDSIIDVAIDATGPKGAWTKRYFFGKKRRVKEELVNS from the exons ATGGACGGCGGAGGCCCGGCGGCGCACAGCGTGTGCATGGTGTCGGACTTCTTCTACCCCAACATGGGGGGCGTGGAGAGCCACGTGTACCAGCTGTCACAGTGCCTCATCGAGCGCGGCCACAAGGTGCTGGTGGTCACCCACGCCTACGGCCACCGCAAGGGCGTCCGCTACCTCACCAGCGGGCTGAAAGTCTACTACTTGCCCCTGAAGGTGATGTACAACCAGTCCACGGCCACGACGCTCTTCCACAGCCTGCCCTTGCTCAGGTACATCTTCGTGCGGGAGCGGGTGACCATCGTGCACGCCCACAGCTCCTTCTCGGCCATGGCCCACGACGCCCTGTTCCACGCCAAGACCATGGGGCTGCGCACCGTGTTCACCGACCACTCCCTGTTCGGCTTCGCCGATGTCAGCTCGGTGCTGACCAACAAGCTGCTGACGGTGTCCCTGTGTGACACCAACCACATCATCTGCGTCTCCTACACCAGCAAGGAGAACACGGTGCTGCGGGCAGCCCTGGACCCTCGGATTGTCTCTGTCATCCCCAACGCTGTGGATCCCACCGACTTCACCCCAGACCCCTCCAGGAGGGATGACAGTACAATAACAATTGTGGTTGTCAGCAGACTCGTTTACAGGAAAG GTATTGATTTGCTTAGTGGTATAATTCCTGAACTGTGTCAGAAATATCCAGAGTTACATTTTTTAGTTGGAGGAGAAGGACCAAAGCGAATCGTACTGGAAGAAGTCCGGGAGAGATACCAGCTACATGACAG GGTGCGTCTTCTAGGAGGCCTGGAACACCAGGATGTCAGAAATGTCCTGGTCCAGGGGCACATTTTTCTCAACACTTCCCTCACTGAGGCCTTTTGTATGGCTATTGTGGAGGCAGCAAGCTGTGGTTTACAG GTGGTGAGCACAAGAGTTGGTGGGATTCCAGAGGTACTTCCAGAAAATCTCATCATTCTGTGTGAGCCCTCTGTGAAATCTTTGTGTGATGGACTAGAAAAAGCAATTGCCCAGCTCAGATCAGGAACTCTGCCATCTCCAGAAACTGTTCATAACAAAGTAAAGACTTTTTATACGTGGAGGAACGTAGCAGAGAGAACTGAGAAA GTGTATGACAGAGTTGCAGATGAAGTGGTTTTACCAATGAAGGAGCGACTTGACAGACTAATGACTCACTGTGGTCCCGTGACCGGgtgtatttttgctttttttgctgttctgaACTTCCTTCTCTTGGCATTTCTGAGGTGGATGACTCCAGATTCCATTATTGATGTTGCAATAGATGCTACAGGACCTAAGGGTGCATGGACTAAACGgtatttttttgggaaaaaaagaagagttaaAGAGGAACTTGTAAACTCCTAA